The window CAGAATAGTAGCACCGGAAATGCCAGCGACCTTCCGGTAGTTGGATTCCAGATTCTTGACAACGATCTGCTGTTGTCCGATCAGGTCATCCACGAAAAGTGCCGCCTTCTTCCCATCTGACTCCAAAATGACCACCAATCCTTGCGAGGGATCGGTGAATGAAGGTTCGATGTTGAAAATTTGATAAAGCGGAATCAGCGGCAGGTATTCTCCGCGTACGCGCAGCACCTGCCCCTGGCCGGAGATTTCCTTGATATCTTGCGCCAATGGCTGCAAAGATTCAACCACATATCCCAGCGGCAATATATAGACTTCTTCGCCAATGCGGATCGACATGCCATCCAGGATGGCCAGCGTCAGCGGCAGCGAAATCGAAATGGTGGTGCCAAAGCCCTTGCTGGAGCGGATGTCGACCGCCCCGCCCATGGCCAGGATGTTGCGCTTGACCACATCCATGCCCACGCCGCGGCCGGAAACATCCGTGACCTGCTCGGCAGTGGAAAATCCCGGCTCGAAGATGAGCTGCCAGACCTCGGCGTCGGAAAGGTTGTCGGTCACCGGCATGCCCTGCTGCTTGGCCTTGGCCAGGATCTTCTCGCGGTTCAGGCCGCCACCGTCGTCGGTGACTTCGATGATGATGTTGCCGCCCTGGTGTTCGGCCGACAGGGACAGCGTACCGGCCTCGCTCTTGCCGCTGGCGCGGCGGGCGTCCGGCAACTCGATGCCATGGTCGATGCTGTTGCGCACCAGGTGGGTGAGCGGATCGACGATGCGCTCGATCAAGCCCTTGTCCAGCTCGGTGGCGGCGCCGTGGGTGACGAATTCGACCTGCTTGCCCAGCTTGTGCGCCAGATCGCGCACCATGCGCGGGAAGCGCGAGAACACGTAATCCATCGGCATCATGCGGATGGACATCACCGATTCCTGCAGGTCCCGGGTATTGCGGCTCAACTGGCTGACGCTGTTGAGCAGGTGTTCGTGGGTCATCGGGTCCAGCTTGCCTACGCGCTGCTCGATCATGGCCTGGGTGATCACCAGTTCGCCCACCAGGTTGATGAGCTGGTCGACCTTTTCCACGCTGACCCGGATGGACGAGGACTCGTGGCCGGCAGCGGCAGCCGCGGCGGCCTTGGCGGCCTTCTTCTCGGCTGCGGCGTGTTCGGTCACGGCCAGCGGCGCATCGTCAGGATGCGGCTGGCTCAGGGTCTCGGCGTCGGGCTTCTTGGCACTGATGTCCAGCGGCACGAACGGCGCGAAGAAGCCGTATCCCTGCTCGCGCTCCTTGTCTTCGATGGCGGTATGGTTGTCGAAGAAACCGTAACCCTGGGTGCGTTCGCGCTCTTCCTGGGTCACGAAATTATCGAAGAAGCCGTATCCGCGCTCCTGGTCGGCCGATGGTGCAGACTCAACCGCCTGCGAAATCTTGAGGTCGGCCACATTGACGATGAAGGCGCAGATGGCGACCACGTCATCGAGCGGCTCGGCCGTATCGAGGATGAAGACCCACTGCCCCTCGGGTGACTTGGTCTTCTCGATCTTGCCCAGCATGGCCAGTTCATCGGCCAGGGCCTCGGCATCCTTGTCGGCGATGACGGGCATCTCGATCCGGTAGCGGCACACGCCGCCGGGAGCAACCGGCACGCCGCCGGCCGCAGGGGCTGCAGCCTTGGCCGGCGCGGAGCTCTTGCCCTGCGACAGCGCTTCGAGCAGGCGGCGCACATCGGCCACCGCGCCCTGATCGACATCGGCGCCATGCTTGTGACCGTCCAGCATGGACTTCAGTACATCCTTGGCGGCCAGGAAAGCATCCACGTGTTCGGAGGTCAGGGCCATCTGGCCCTGGCGGATGCGGTCCAGCAGCGATTCCAGCACGTGCGTGACCTCGGCGATATCCGTCAGACCGAAGGTCGAGGAACCGCCCTTGATCGAATGGGCGGCACGGAAGACCGCATTGAGGTCCTCCGGATCCGGCGAGGCCACATTGACGGCCAACAACAGCTTTTCCATTTCGGCGAGGCCTTCCTCGGCCTCGTCGAAAAAGACCTGGAAAAACTGGCTCATATCAATGCTCATGCCTGGGCTCCATCCTGGATCAGTTCATATCGTTATTCTTGTCCTGGCAGATCAGCCAATCACCTTCCTGACCACTTCGGTCAGGCGCTGCGGATCGAAGGGCTTGACCAACCAGCCGTTCGCGCCGGCGGCCTTGCCCTTGGCCTTCATCTCGTCGCTGAACTCGGTGGTCAGCATGAGGATGGGCACGCGTGCATAGCTGGTCAGCTCGCGCAAGGAGCGGATCAGGGTCAGGCCATCCATGCGCGGCATGTTCTGGTCGGTCAGAACCAGGTCGAAGGTCTGCGACTTGGCCTTTTCCAGCGCATCCACCCCGTCTACGGCCTCGGTGACGTTGTAACCCGCGGCCTTCAGACTGAATACCACCATCTGACGCAGTGACCCGGAATCATCTACTGCGAGAATCGTTTTGGACATCGTTACTCCCTGTTTCTTCAATAAGGCTCATGCGCTCTCGCATTATGCCGCACCCTTGGCTTCGGTCCTAATGATGAGCATGGACCGAAATGACCTAGTTCAAGCTTGTCCCACTCAGAACAACTCGATGTCGCCACTTTCCATGCGCGTCTGGCGCACAGCCTTCCACAACCCACTGTCCAGCACCGTCAGGCGCTCTTCCATTGCCTGCACCGTGCTGGCCAGCAGCTCCTGCAATTCATCGTTGCTCTGCCCCTGTTCCGGGACGATCTCGAAGCTGTTGGCGCTCAACACGCCCAGCGCTTCGCGCAGTCCGATCACGCGGCGTACGATACGCTCCAGCAACTGGCTGGTCATGTCCTGGAACTGCAGGCCGGTGACGGCCGCATTGACGTAATGGCTGACCTGCCCCTGGGTATCCTTCAACTGCTCGATGCTCTCGCTGTTGATCTCGCCGCTGCCGTTCATCAAGCCTTCGAGGATGGTCTGCTGCATCTGGACTGCACGATGCAACTCCATGAAGCTGGTGCCGAGCTTGCCGATGGCTTCGCCCAGCAGGATGTTGGTCTGCACCAGGTCCGACTCGACTTCCGTCAGCTGACGGCTGCCACCACTGGCAGTATCGAGCAACAAGCGCTTGAGCTCCTGCAGCATGGTCTTGGTCGGCATATCCGGCTCTCTTCCCTTGTTCAAATGGAAAACACGTACATCAATTCCGCGCAGGGACATTGAGGCCCTGCTGCACTTCACCATCGCTGGCGTCGGTGGGGACGTTGAGCGATCCGCTGTCCTTCTCCACCATTTCCTCGGCCTTCTTGTTCATGACGATGATGCTGATGCGGCGGTTGATCGGGTTGAACGGATCTTCCTTGTCCAGCAGCACCGCCGAGGACAGCCCCACCACCCGCAATACCTTGGATTCATCCATGCCGCCGATGATCAGCTCGCGCCGCGAGGCATTGGCGCGGTCAGCCGACAGCTCCCAGTTGCTGTAGCCCTTCTCGCCCTTGGAATAAGGGGTTGCATCGGTGTGGCCGGACAGGCTGATCTTGTTAGGCACATCGTTGAGGGTGCGACCGATCTCGTGCAGGATTTCCTTGGTGTAGGGCTGCAACTGCGCGCTGGCCAGGGCGAACATGGGACGGTTCTTTTCATCCACGATCTGGATGCGCAGGCCCTCGGAAGTGATATCGATCAACAGCTGGTTCTTGAACTGCTTGAGCGTAGGATTGGAATCGATCGCCTTTTCCAGCCGCGACTTCAATTCTTCCAGCCGGGTGCGCTCCATCTTTTCCAGCTCTTGCTGGGCCTGCTTGAGGTTCTGCT is drawn from Herbaspirillum seropedicae and contains these coding sequences:
- the cheA gene encoding chemotaxis protein CheA, yielding MSIDMSQFFQVFFDEAEEGLAEMEKLLLAVNVASPDPEDLNAVFRAAHSIKGGSSTFGLTDIAEVTHVLESLLDRIRQGQMALTSEHVDAFLAAKDVLKSMLDGHKHGADVDQGAVADVRRLLEALSQGKSSAPAKAAAPAAGGVPVAPGGVCRYRIEMPVIADKDAEALADELAMLGKIEKTKSPEGQWVFILDTAEPLDDVVAICAFIVNVADLKISQAVESAPSADQERGYGFFDNFVTQEERERTQGYGFFDNHTAIEDKEREQGYGFFAPFVPLDISAKKPDAETLSQPHPDDAPLAVTEHAAAEKKAAKAAAAAAAGHESSSIRVSVEKVDQLINLVGELVITQAMIEQRVGKLDPMTHEHLLNSVSQLSRNTRDLQESVMSIRMMPMDYVFSRFPRMVRDLAHKLGKQVEFVTHGAATELDKGLIERIVDPLTHLVRNSIDHGIELPDARRASGKSEAGTLSLSAEHQGGNIIIEVTDDGGGLNREKILAKAKQQGMPVTDNLSDAEVWQLIFEPGFSTAEQVTDVSGRGVGMDVVKRNILAMGGAVDIRSSKGFGTTISISLPLTLAILDGMSIRIGEEVYILPLGYVVESLQPLAQDIKEISGQGQVLRVRGEYLPLIPLYQIFNIEPSFTDPSQGLVVILESDGKKAALFVDDLIGQQQIVVKNLESNYRKVAGISGATILGDGGVALIVDVAALLRSSRQLNDESVFS
- a CDS encoding response regulator, coding for MSKTILAVDDSGSLRQMVVFSLKAAGYNVTEAVDGVDALEKAKSQTFDLVLTDQNMPRMDGLTLIRSLRELTSYARVPILMLTTEFSDEMKAKGKAAGANGWLVKPFDPQRLTEVVRKVIG
- the motB gene encoding flagellar motor protein MotB translates to MADEGLRPIIVKRIKKGGGGHHGGAWKIAYADFVTAMMAFFLLMWLLGSTAKGDLNGIAEYFKTPLKVAMAGGSGSGDANTVLPGGGKDLTRQDGQLRKGETDVTARKQNLKQAQQELEKMERTRLEELKSRLEKAIDSNPTLKQFKNQLLIDITSEGLRIQIVDEKNRPMFALASAQLQPYTKEILHEIGRTLNDVPNKISLSGHTDATPYSKGEKGYSNWELSADRANASRRELIIGGMDESKVLRVVGLSSAVLLDKEDPFNPINRRISIIVMNKKAEEMVEKDSGSLNVPTDASDGEVQQGLNVPARN